One window of Sphingomonas paeninsulae genomic DNA carries:
- a CDS encoding DUF1993 domain-containing protein: protein MPFSLYDAVVPSNLQILEAIDALLNKAEAFCVEQGREESDLIDVRLAPDMLPFGYQIKSCAAHSVGGIEGVRAGSFSPDMSPWPTDFAGLHGVVQAAVASLKEIDRDTFDALADNDTQFAFGETRLPFTGANFLLSFSQPNFYFHATTAYAILRAQGVKLGKRDFIGMPRIKS, encoded by the coding sequence ATGCCGTTTTCCCTTTATGACGCCGTAGTGCCGTCCAACCTCCAGATTCTGGAAGCGATCGACGCATTGCTCAACAAGGCGGAGGCGTTCTGCGTGGAGCAAGGCAGGGAGGAGTCGGATCTGATCGACGTGCGTCTCGCGCCCGACATGCTGCCGTTCGGCTATCAGATAAAATCCTGTGCCGCGCATTCCGTCGGCGGGATTGAGGGCGTGCGTGCAGGCAGCTTCTCTCCCGACATGTCGCCATGGCCGACGGACTTTGCTGGCCTTCATGGCGTGGTTCAGGCGGCGGTCGCCAGCCTGAAGGAAATTGACCGCGATACCTTCGATGCGCTGGCGGACAATGATACGCAATTCGCATTCGGCGAGACCAGACTGCCCTTTACGGGCGCAAACTTTCTGCTCTCGTTCTCGCAGCCCAACTTCTACTTCCACGCTACCACAGCGTATGCGATTCTACGGGCGCAGGGCGTGAAGCTGGGCAAGCGCGATTTCATAGGCATGCCACGGATCAAGAGCTGA
- a CDS encoding quinone oxidoreductase family protein, which translates to MKAAIVEKIGCSPIYGDFTEPIPQSGERIVNVTASALSPLARGRAAGTHYSATGKLPFVVGVDGVGRLDDGTRVYFLLPRAPFGAMSERTVVADGQWLPLPDDLDDTTAAVIANPGMSSWAALVDRAMLRAGETVLINGATGAAGILAVKIARYLGAARVIATGRNEAVLRKVGADAVIPIGDDEEAFEAALQKHFADGIDIVLDYLWGRSARSILVAGAKGAADGVPVRFVQIGSAGGDEIAMPAAVLRSSAIEIKGSGLGSVSLPRLVAAISGVFKASAEAGMALEYQSMALADVAATWGDKGQRIVYSIR; encoded by the coding sequence ATGAAGGCTGCAATCGTCGAGAAAATTGGGTGTTCCCCGATATATGGCGACTTCACCGAACCGATTCCCCAATCTGGAGAGCGGATCGTGAATGTGACCGCTTCGGCACTGAGCCCGCTTGCGCGTGGTCGCGCCGCGGGCACGCATTACAGCGCGACTGGAAAGCTCCCGTTCGTCGTCGGTGTCGATGGCGTAGGTCGTCTCGATGACGGGACGCGGGTGTATTTTCTGCTGCCCCGCGCGCCGTTTGGTGCGATGAGCGAGCGCACTGTCGTTGCGGACGGACAGTGGTTGCCGTTGCCCGACGATCTCGACGATACGACGGCTGCTGTCATTGCCAATCCGGGCATGTCATCATGGGCAGCGCTTGTTGACAGAGCCATGTTGCGAGCAGGTGAAACCGTGCTCATCAACGGGGCGACCGGTGCGGCAGGAATATTGGCAGTTAAAATCGCACGATACCTGGGAGCCGCCCGTGTGATTGCAACTGGTCGCAACGAGGCGGTGCTCCGCAAGGTCGGTGCTGACGCGGTGATTCCGATCGGCGATGACGAAGAAGCGTTTGAAGCCGCGCTCCAAAAGCACTTTGCCGACGGAATTGATATCGTGCTCGACTATCTCTGGGGACGAAGCGCGCGCTCGATACTCGTCGCTGGTGCAAAGGGGGCCGCCGACGGCGTTCCTGTTCGTTTCGTCCAGATAGGCTCTGCCGGAGGGGACGAAATAGCGATGCCGGCGGCCGTCCTGCGCTCGTCGGCCATCGAGATAAAGGGAAGCGGTCTCGGAAGCGTTAGCCTCCCAAGGCTCGTCGCCGCAATCAGTGGCGTCTTCAAAGCATCTGCGGAAGCAGGAATGGCGCTTGAATATCAGTCGATGGCCCTCGCTGACGTGGCCGCGACC